The following proteins come from a genomic window of Myroides odoratus DSM 2801:
- a CDS encoding M1 family metallopeptidase: protein MKKLVVAFLFCLPFIHQADAQQNPNPGYWQQHADYSMDVKMDVKKFTYTGTQSVAYTNNSPDTLRKVFYHLYFNAFQPNSDMDALLMSIPDPDPRMVDKKEIRGRKISESRINKLKENEIGFVKVKKLAQDGSPIESKVVGTVLEVTLNTPLPPHQTTVLDLTFEGQVPQMIRRAGRNSKEGVALSMAQWFPKLAEYDFEGWHTEQYLGREFHSVWSDYDVKITLDKDYTVGGTGILQNNNEIGHGYQDAGVTVPTTKGKTLTWHFKAENVLDFTWAADPNYIHDIYDGPNGVKLHFLYKNNPAILENWKNLQPVTAQLMDFFNKNVGEYPYSQYSVIQGGDGGMEYSMCTLITGERNFPSLVGVTAHELAHSWFQHTLATNETKHEWMDEGFTTFISDLAMLQILPKKDLEDDNPFASTYKSYYNMIARNIQEPLTTHSDHYLTNRAYSISAYSRGSIFLTQLAYIIGWDNMMKTLQEFYRDYKFTHPTPNDFKRTAERLTGANLDWYMTDWTMTTNTVDYAVLFVEEIQKNQSLVTLKRIGRAGMPLDILVTYQDGSMETFYVPYTSMHWNKPNQYVEYERTILEGWGWAQPEYKFIINKPKSAIKTILIDPSQFMADVNQENNVYHNN, encoded by the coding sequence ATGAAAAAATTAGTTGTAGCTTTCTTATTTTGTTTGCCTTTTATTCATCAGGCTGACGCACAACAGAACCCTAATCCAGGGTATTGGCAACAACATGCTGATTATAGCATGGATGTTAAGATGGATGTCAAAAAATTCACGTATACAGGAACACAATCGGTAGCCTATACCAATAATTCACCTGATACGTTACGCAAAGTTTTTTACCACCTATACTTCAATGCGTTTCAACCGAATAGCGATATGGATGCTTTGTTAATGAGTATTCCAGATCCAGATCCCCGTATGGTGGATAAAAAGGAAATCCGCGGTAGAAAAATATCAGAAAGTAGAATCAATAAACTCAAAGAGAATGAGATTGGTTTTGTGAAAGTAAAAAAACTAGCACAAGATGGTTCTCCTATTGAGAGTAAAGTAGTTGGAACGGTATTAGAAGTGACGTTAAACACGCCTTTACCTCCTCACCAAACGACTGTATTAGATTTGACATTTGAGGGCCAAGTTCCTCAAATGATTCGTCGTGCTGGTCGCAATAGCAAAGAAGGTGTTGCCTTGTCTATGGCACAATGGTTTCCTAAATTAGCAGAATACGACTTCGAAGGCTGGCATACGGAACAGTATTTAGGAAGAGAATTTCACAGTGTTTGGAGCGATTATGATGTAAAAATTACCCTGGATAAAGACTATACAGTTGGAGGAACGGGAATCTTACAAAACAACAATGAAATCGGACATGGATACCAAGATGCAGGAGTAACTGTACCAACGACTAAAGGCAAAACATTGACTTGGCATTTTAAAGCTGAGAATGTATTGGATTTTACTTGGGCAGCAGATCCTAATTACATCCACGATATTTACGATGGCCCAAATGGTGTAAAATTACATTTCTTATACAAGAATAATCCAGCAATTCTTGAGAATTGGAAGAATTTACAACCTGTTACGGCTCAGTTGATGGATTTTTTCAACAAGAATGTAGGAGAATATCCGTATTCACAATATTCCGTAATTCAAGGGGGTGATGGTGGTATGGAATACTCAATGTGTACGTTAATTACTGGAGAACGTAATTTTCCAAGTTTAGTGGGGGTAACAGCACACGAACTTGCACATAGCTGGTTTCAACATACCTTGGCTACGAATGAAACGAAACACGAATGGATGGATGAAGGATTTACTACCTTTATCTCAGATTTAGCGATGTTGCAAATCCTTCCAAAAAAGGATTTAGAAGATGATAATCCTTTTGCTTCAACGTATAAAAGCTATTACAACATGATAGCCCGTAATATTCAAGAACCTTTAACGACGCATTCTGATCATTACTTAACGAATAGAGCGTATTCGATATCAGCGTATAGTCGTGGATCTATTTTCTTGACTCAATTGGCCTATATCATTGGTTGGGATAATATGATGAAAACCCTACAAGAGTTCTACCGTGACTATAAGTTTACTCATCCAACACCGAATGACTTCAAACGCACAGCAGAGCGTTTAACAGGGGCAAATTTGGATTGGTATATGACAGATTGGACAATGACCACAAATACTGTTGATTATGCAGTGTTGTTTGTAGAGGAAATTCAGAAAAATCAATCCTTAGTTACCTTAAAACGCATTGGACGTGCAGGTATGCCTTTGGATATCTTAGTAACCTACCAAGATGGTTCAATGGAAACGTTCTATGTGCCATATACTTCAATGCATTGGAATAAACCCAATCAGTATGTAGAATATGAGCGCACTATTTTAGAAGGTTGGGGTTGGGCACAACCAGAATATAAATTCATTATCAATAAACCAAAAAGCGCGATTAAAACTATTTTAATTGATCCTAGTCAGTTTATGGCTGATGTCAACCAAGAAAACAACGTGTACCACAACAATTAA